A segment of the Stegostoma tigrinum isolate sSteTig4 chromosome 44, sSteTig4.hap1, whole genome shotgun sequence genome:
CGCGGAGCCCGCAGCCCTCCGGGCGCACCGCCTGGGCCACGAGGAGCCCTCCTTTGGCTGTGACGTGTGCGGAGAGTCCTTCGCTGAGCCCGCGGCCCTCCGGGCGCACCAGATGAGCCACGAGGAGCCCTCCTTCAGCTGTGACGTGTGCGGAGAGTCCTTCACCGAGCCCGCAGCTCTCCGGGCGCACCGGATGAGCCATGAGGAGCCCTCCTTCGGCTGCGACGTGTGCGGAGAGTCGTTCGCCGAGCCCGCGGCCCTCCGGGCGCACCGCCTGGGCCACGAGGAGCCCTCTTTCGGCTGCGACGTGTGCGGAGAGTCCTTCGCCGAGCCCGCGGCCCTCCGGGCGCACCGCCTGGGCCACGAGGAGCCCTCTTTCGGCTGCGACGTGTGCGGAGAGTCCTTCGCCGAGCCCGCGGCCCTCCGGGTGCACCGGATGAGCCACGAGGAGCCCTCCTTTGGCTGCGACGTGTGCGGAGAGTCCTTCTCCGAGCCCGCGGCCCTCCAGGCGCACCGGCTGGGCCACGAGGAAAGGCAGGGCTGTCACCGCTGCGAAACCTGCGGGGAGACGTTCGCCGAGCCGGCCGAGCTGCTGGCACACAGCTATGTGCACACAGGGCAGCGTCCCTTCGCCTGCGCCATCTGTGGCCGCAGCTTCAGCAAGGCGGCCTCCCTGTGTGCTCACCAGGCTGTCCACACTGGCCAGAAGTCCTACCGCTGCGATGCGTGTCCCAAAAGCTACAACCGGCTGGACAACCTGCGGCGCCACCAAAGAGTCCACCTCGGGGAGCGCCCCTTCCGCTGTACCCTCTGCGGCGAAGGCTTCATCTCCTCGGCTCTCCTGCGCGCCCACCGAGCTGCCCAGCACCCCGGCTACGcccgaccctcctcctcctcctcctcatcgcctcagccacctcctcctcctcctcccgctccGGCCGCTGAGCGCCCCACGTCCCCCGACCCAGTGATCCATGTGGCGACGCGCTTCGAGTGCAGGGTGTGCGGCGAGGTCTTCGCCGACTCTCTAGGGCTGCGTGCACACCGCTCACTCCATCTTGAGCCGTCGTGCCAGTGCCCCGAGTGCGGTGAGATCCTCGAAGACCCGCCCTCACTCCAGGCTCACCGGGCCATCCACCGGGGACGCTCCTACCGGTGCACCGAGTGCGACCAGGCATTCAGCGACCCGTCCTCACTTCATGCTCACCGGTTCACCCACGAAGACAGCTCCTACCAGTGCCCTGAGTGTGGGGAGATCTTCAGCGACTCTTCTTCACTCCAAACACATCGATCAATCCATGAAGACACCTCCTACCAGTGTCCTGAGTGCAGGGAGATCTTCGATGACTCATCCTCACTCCAAACTCACCGCCTGACCCACATAGACACCTCCTACCAATGTCCTGAGTGCAGAGAGATCTTTGATGACTCATCCTCGCTCCAAGCACATTGCCTGACCCATATAGACACCTCCTACCAATGTCCTGAGTGTAGAGAGATCTTTGGTGACTCATCCTCGCTCCAAACTCACCGCCTGACCCACATAGAGACCTCCTACCAATGTCCTGAGTGTAGAGAGATCTTCGACGACTCATCCTCGCTCCAAACTCACCGCCTGACCCACATAGACACCTCCTACCAATGTCCTGAGTGTAGAGAGATCTTCGACGACTCATCCTTGCTCCAAACTCACCGCCTGACCCACATAGACACCTCCTACCAATGTCCTGATTGCAGAGAGATCTTCGACGACTCATCCTCGCTCCAAACTCACCGCCTGACCCACATGGAGACCTCCTACCAATGTCCTGAGTGTAGAGAGATCTTCGACGACTCATCCTTGCTCCAAACTCACCGTCTGACCCACATAGAGACCTCCTACCAATGCCCTGAGTGTAGAGAGATCTTCGATGACTCATCCTCGCTTCAAGCACATTGCCTGACGCACATAGACACCTCCTACCAATGTCCTGAGTGTAGAGAGATCTTTGACGTCTCATCCTCGCTCCAAACTCACCGCCTGACCCACATAGAGACCTCCTACCAGTGTCCTGAGTGCAGGGAGATCTTCGATGACTCCGCCTCCCTCGCGGCTCACCAGCTCATCCACGCGGAAGCCGGTTACCAGTGTGCCGGCTGCGGCCAGAGCCTGGAGGGCGCCCTGGCCCTCTCTGCCCACCGGTGCCCCGCTGCAGGGGCCGATAAGCCCTTCCGCTGCCTCCTGTGCGGCAAGGGCTTCAGCCAGGCCATCTCGCTGAGGAAGCACCGGTGTGCCGCGCCGGCTGGAGTGGGCGGCGCCGGGCACGGTTGGGCTTCCCCGGGACCCCCTCCAGCGCCCCGGGGGGCCCGGCTCTCCTCTCGCCCAGGGGAGCGGTGCTTCCGCTGCGATGCGTGTCCCAAGAGCTACAACCGGCTGGACAACCTGCGGCGCCACCAGAGGGTGCACCTGGGGGAGCGCCCCTTCCGCTGCACCCTGTGTGGCGAGGGCTTCCCGTCGTCGGCCTCGCTGCGAGCCCACCGGGCATCCCAGCACCCGGACGCCGCTCGGCGAAAGGGCTACGGCTGTGGGGCGTGTGGCGAGACTTTCGCGGGATCCGCACAGCTCAGCGAGCACAGGTGCAGCTGGCCGTTCCGCTGgcgtggggatggggatgggggggcaGGCGCCCAGCCCCCGCTCCCTTCCTCCTCGCCCCCCGCCTCCGCGTCCCCCGCCCCGCCCGCCGCCTCCCCTGCCCGCTCCGCGGCCCGCTCTCCCTCTCCAGTCCTCGTCCTCCAGAGCCCGGACACGGCACCTCACCTCCCCCTGGGGTGCGAGGCTTGTGGCGAGGACTGCGCCGATGCCCTCTCACTGCAGACCCACCGCCTCCTGCACACCTGGGGGCGCCCCTTCGCACTGGACGAGCCGCAGCCGGGCCGCGGCGGCGCGGAGGAGGGGGTAGGAGAGGGGGGGGGCTCCGCCCACCCGTGCCCGCAGTGCCGCGCCACCTTCGGCAGCCCCTCGGCCCTGGAGGAGCACCGCCTGATGCACGCCTGGGAGCGCCCCTTTCGCTGCGACCTGTGCGAAGAGAGCTTCGCGGACTCGTGCGCCCTGACTGACCACCAGATGGCACACGGCGCGCGGAGCCCCGGCAGCCCCCCGGCACCCAGCTCCCCACCTGGTAAGAGCGGCGCCCCCCCTCATTGCCCCCCAGCGCCGCCCCCGCAGCCATCTCCGTCCGCCGGCGCCCAGCGGGAGAGGCCCTTCTCCTGCCCGGTGTGCCAGAAATCTTTCGCCGCTGGCCCGGCGCTGCGGGCACACCAGACCATCCATACTGGCAACAAGCCCTACCGCTGCGAGGTCTGCTCCCGAACCTACAACCGATTAGACAATCTCCGCAGGCAccagtcctcccacctcaaggcccctCGCTGACGGGAGCACGGCACGAGCAGTGCCCTCTCCTTCCCAggctgctctctctttctcccacccacccaccaccacttcctcgccgcaccccccccccaccccttccccatcCAAATGACGGCAACGGCTGGGTGCCACAGCGGGAGAGTTTTGTTCCCGTGTCAGGTAAAGGAGCAACAGAtcggggagtggggggtgggggggggaggggggacagCTGTTGTGGAGGCTTTAGTCTGCGTCTAACTCCCGCGCCATCCCTGTtcccgggagtgtttgatgggtgcggcgctccctcagtaccaACCTTCTGACAGTCTGGCACTCCTTCAGCAACGACCCTCCCTCTGtgcccagctccctcagcactgaccctccgacagtgcccactgcctcagcactgaccccccccgacagtgcccactccctcagcactgaccctccgacagtgcctgctccctcagcactgaccctccgacagtgcccgctccctcagtgctgaccctcccacagtgcccactccctcagcactgaccctccgacagtgcccgctccctcagcactgaccctccgactgtgcccgctccctcagcgctgaccctcccacagtgcgcgctccctcagtactgaccctccgacagtgcgcgctccctcagtactgaccctccgacagtgcccgctcccgcagtactgaccctccgactgtgccccaCTTCTtcagtaatgaccctccgacagtgtggcaccactcagcattgaccctccaacagcactgaccgtccgacagtgcccactccctcattgCTGACACCCTGACACTACGGCGCTCCCTCAaggctgaccctccaacagtgcccactccctcagtatggaccctctgacagtgtgcactccctcaatattgaCCCTCTAATAGGgcatcactccctcagtactgtcctcctgacagtgcccactccctctgcacccaacctccaacagtgtggcaatCCCTCAAtactaaccctccaacagtgcagcactccctcagcactgaccctctgacagtgcggcactccttcagccCTGACTCACCAACAGCTCAACACTGACCTTGCAACagctcagcactggccctccaacagtgcggtgcatCAGATCAAGCGGCGGTGAAGGTGGGCGAGAGATGGAGAGATAGAGGGGTCC
Coding sequences within it:
- the LOC125449957 gene encoding zinc finger protein 729-like, which codes for MSFDLSGNLPIKSVDVSQVLNEYFREEICQTIKEFSEWRSPPKESSKRCGAAEFRWSPPRESSKPVEALQSAVEVIQFDLHDSGGAAETNEVLPGVLRASGGAVTIILNGRTCPKGDQGSRRRGSRPAHTSGKAAAARRGGRGAGRGADGGPAFPGCPAAAQVAYLGQRGAVRRVRGTHPTPPPSPTSSPCWSLAAAGPGSRCLSKKKGGDRVLQRQGPERKTKPRLPVAKPNSVQPHHCRKPGRMHRVEAEAWAWEALPRVKVEQIERESPTRTASQEEAKDDGVAPGSPPSPLPGDEGPASPSEPPWAGPDQKPGARDPEERQDAGDDDAPQWLPSPPTKPEPEGQRRCQAGDRLFQCSVCHGSFRRASDFFDHRCPSGEAGPRCQCSPGSSQPCPRCPTAQEKPCQCSACGKVFRRLSSFLVHRCAPRPTAKAQQCDICGKGFTQSSRLADHRRTHTSERPFRCDVCGKVFSQSCKLLAHQCIHTGEKPFRCPACGRSYNRLDNLRRHQRSHLVERPHVCPVCGRAFTDPDRLLAHQRTHSADKPFRCPVCARGYARSAKLALHRCPRAAPASGGERPHRCGDCGKSYSQPENLRRHRRSHGRPRKGLHCPLCQKSFNLFSTFLAHQALHTGEKPFRCAVCHKGFGASHSLLAHQSIHTGQKPYRCQVCGSSYNRLDNLRRHQRSHQSSLQLPQDGGGRRRRRRRVTVTMAAKATPEEPATQLQPAFQCDVCGESFAEPAALRAHRMSHEEPSFGCDVCGESFAEPAALRAHRMSHEEPSFGCDVCGESFAEPAALRAHRMSHEEPSFGCDVCGESFAEPAALRAHRMSHEEPSFGCDMCGESFAEPAALRAHRLGHEEPSFGCDVCGESFAEPAALRAHQMSHEEPSFSCDVCGESFTEPAALRAHRMSHEEPSFGCDVCGESFAEPAALRAHRLGHEEPSFGCDVCGESFAEPAALRAHRLGHEEPSFGCDVCGESFAEPAALRVHRMSHEEPSFGCDVCGESFSEPAALQAHRLGHEERQGCHRCETCGETFAEPAELLAHSYVHTGQRPFACAICGRSFSKAASLCAHQAVHTGQKSYRCDACPKSYNRLDNLRRHQRVHLGERPFRCTLCGEGFISSALLRAHRAAQHPGYARPSSSSSSSPQPPPPPPPAPAAERPTSPDPVIHVATRFECRVCGEVFADSLGLRAHRSLHLEPSCQCPECGEILEDPPSLQAHRAIHRGRSYRCTECDQAFSDPSSLHAHRFTHEDSSYQCPECGEIFSDSSSLQTHRSIHEDTSYQCPECREIFDDSSSLQTHRLTHIDTSYQCPECREIFDDSSSLQAHCLTHIDTSYQCPECREIFGDSSSLQTHRLTHIETSYQCPECREIFDDSSSLQTHRLTHIDTSYQCPECREIFDDSSLLQTHRLTHIDTSYQCPDCREIFDDSSSLQTHRLTHMETSYQCPECREIFDDSSLLQTHRLTHIETSYQCPECREIFDDSSSLQAHCLTHIDTSYQCPECREIFDVSSSLQTHRLTHIETSYQCPECREIFDDSASLAAHQLIHAEAGYQCAGCGQSLEGALALSAHRCPAAGADKPFRCLLCGKGFSQAISLRKHRCAAPAGVGGAGHGWASPGPPPAPRGARLSSRPGERCFRCDACPKSYNRLDNLRRHQRVHLGERPFRCTLCGEGFPSSASLRAHRASQHPDAARRKGYGCGACGETFAGSAQLSEHRCSWPFRWRGDGDGGAGAQPPLPSSSPPASASPAPPAASPARSAARSPSPVLVLQSPDTAPHLPLGCEACGEDCADALSLQTHRLLHTWGRPFALDEPQPGRGGAEEGVGEGGGSAHPCPQCRATFGSPSALEEHRLMHAWERPFRCDLCEESFADSCALTDHQMAHGARSPGSPPAPSSPPGKSGAPPHCPPAPPPQPSPSAGAQRERPFSCPVCQKSFAAGPALRAHQTIHTGNKPYRCEVCSRTYNRLDNLRRHQSSHLKAPR